In Coleofasciculus sp. FACHB-1120, one genomic interval encodes:
- a CDS encoding tetratricopeptide repeat protein → MTQGENFSQEDYQDDSNLTPDAHHQKIQDEQTSPTRKALALFEEGLKLAEAGKYKEAVAHYQEALGIQPDSEKTLYNYGLSLSYLSRYNEAVSCYDKAINLNLNYSEAWTERAYALMMLNRGKEALASCDKALQIHPKSYQAWYKRGWVLSKLNRRQEAIASCDKALEINPNGYEAWCTRGAVLPLPKRRQEALSNFDKSLEINPAYQRAWYNRGSLLVKLGRNEEALASFEKATTIRPDCQEFWFPQAWYGRGFILAKLHRYQEAVASFEKALQLKPEYAAAAFYKLICLLITGKIFPHLVHSEKRKHLFNDLKIIVNAFKYQFLFLATLIFVISSAQSPWATNFKQLFSTLFSIGIIWFILGDLWKNKSQLSWVLAIYFKSGILSYVRAAFILFITLTTFAVVNPYVPQFMQWGWASAVFGNSGNIIFQPFDTIKSIQPPPEDINSQLPSPSESVSSNEKVATQPKQSPGEKVVTQPKQSPNTNVATQPRPIPKEKFASQTYKAVPIKNKTQKPPFDYTKVLMVIFWICLILMVPFWAGLEEKIFRQGANTWKQIIGNSTAFGLVHITVGIPIYAGFLLIIPGFLFACRYKFVHDQSFRKNNNEKIAQEAGVQASTADHAIYNAILITFLVFVMLTT, encoded by the coding sequence ATGACTCAGGGTGAAAATTTTTCTCAGGAAGATTATCAAGACGACTCAAATCTGACTCCAGACGCACACCATCAAAAAATTCAGGATGAGCAAACAAGCCCTACACGCAAAGCCTTAGCGCTGTTTGAAGAAGGATTAAAATTAGCGGAAGCAGGAAAGTATAAAGAGGCTGTTGCCCATTATCAAGAAGCTTTAGGTATTCAACCAGATTCCGAGAAAACTTTATACAACTATGGACTTTCCTTATCTTATCTAAGCCGCTACAACGAAGCAGTTAGCTGTTATGACAAAGCTATAAATTTAAATCTAAATTATTCCGAAGCTTGGACTGAGCGTGCCTATGCACTGATGATGTTGAATCGTGGCAAAGAAGCCCTGGCTAGTTGCGACAAAGCTTTGCAAATTCACCCAAAATCTTATCAAGCCTGGTACAAGCGGGGCTGGGTGCTGAGTAAGTTAAACCGCCGCCAAGAAGCGATCGCTAGCTGTGATAAAGCTTTGGAGATTAATCCTAATGGCTATGAAGCCTGGTGTACCCGTGGGGCTGTGCTACCGTTACCCAAACGCCGCCAAGAAGCACTTTCCAATTTTGACAAATCTTTGGAAATCAATCCAGCCTACCAGCGAGCTTGGTACAATAGAGGTTCGTTACTGGTAAAGTTAGGGCGAAATGAAGAAGCACTGGCTAGCTTTGAAAAAGCCACTACAATTCGACCAGATTGTCAAGAATTTTGGTTTCCCCAAGCCTGGTACGGTCGAGGCTTTATCCTAGCAAAATTACATCGCTATCAAGAAGCGGTCGCAAGTTTTGAAAAAGCCCTACAACTTAAGCCAGAATACGCAGCGGCTGCGTTCTATAAACTCATCTGCTTGCTCATAACAGGTAAGATTTTTCCGCATTTAGTACATTCTGAAAAAAGAAAGCACCTATTTAACGATCTAAAAATCATTGTCAATGCGTTTAAGTATCAGTTTTTATTTCTCGCAACACTTATTTTTGTCATCAGTTCTGCTCAATCACCTTGGGCAACAAATTTTAAGCAATTATTTTCTACCTTATTTTCGATTGGAATCATTTGGTTTATCTTAGGGGATCTTTGGAAAAACAAGTCCCAATTAAGCTGGGTGCTAGCAATTTATTTTAAAAGCGGGATTCTAAGTTACGTCCGGGCAGCTTTTATTCTTTTTATTACCCTAACGACATTTGCAGTCGTAAATCCATACGTCCCCCAATTTATGCAATGGGGATGGGCTAGTGCGGTTTTCGGAAATTCTGGAAATATTATATTTCAACCGTTTGATACGATTAAAAGCATTCAACCTCCCCCAGAGGATATCAATTCTCAACTTCCCAGCCCCAGTGAAAGCGTATCATCTAATGAAAAAGTTGCAACCCAACCCAAGCAGTCACCCGGTGAAAAGGTTGTAACCCAACCCAAGCAATCACCCAATACAAATGTTGCAACTCAACCTCGTCCGATACCCAAGGAAAAGTTTGCATCTCAGACTTATAAAGCAGTACCGATCAAGAATAAGACGCAGAAACCCCCTTTTGATTACACAAAAGTTTTGATGGTTATTTTTTGGATATGTTTAATTTTAATGGTTCCATTTTGGGCTGGATTGGAGGAAAAGATTTTTCGTCAAGGTGCTAACACCTGGAAGCAGATAATCGGAAATTCTACAGCTTTTGGCTTAGTCCATATCACCGTAGGAATTCCAATTTATGCAGGCTTTCTGTTGATTATTCCTGGTTTCTTATTTGCTTGCCGCTATAAATTTGTACACGACCAGTCTTTCAGAAAAAATAATAACGAAAAAATAGCTCAGGAAGCAGGAGTTCAGGCAAGTACAGCAGATCATGCAATCTACAATGCAATCCTGATCACTTTTCTAGTTTTTGTAATGTTAACTACATAA